In Nocardia sputorum, a single genomic region encodes these proteins:
- the ramB gene encoding acetate metabolism transcriptional regulator RamB: MAKTFVGARLRQLRTERGLSQVALAQQLEISASYLNQIEHDVRPLTVPVLLKISDVFGVDATFFSAQDDTRLIAELQEVVMDEELGIEADAQEIADMVSAHPSMARALVNMHNRYRNTSAQLAAATEDRFADGAGSGAISKPHEEVRDYFYQRQNYIHELDTAAEDLTTRIRFHGGDVNSEIARMLRGHDVRITERIDLGEGVLHRYDPQTRNLEIAPHLSGGQRTFKLAAELAYFECGELLEKLVEEGNFASEDARKLAMLGLANYFAAATVLPYTHFHEVAEDFRYDIERLSAFFTQSYETICHRLSTLQRPSLRGVPFSFVRVDRAGNMSKRQSATGFHFSSSGGTCPLWNVYETFAYPGKIMTQIAQMPDGRKYLWVARTVERRATRFGQPSKTFAIGLGCELRHAGRVIYADGIDLDEVQPTPIGAGCRVCERANCPQRAFPPLGKVLDISEHRSSVSPYVLK; the protein is encoded by the coding sequence ATGGCCAAGACTTTCGTCGGCGCTCGGCTGCGTCAGCTGCGGACCGAACGCGGGCTGAGCCAGGTCGCGCTGGCCCAGCAGCTGGAGATCTCGGCGAGCTATCTCAACCAGATCGAGCACGACGTGCGCCCGCTCACCGTGCCGGTGCTACTGAAGATCAGCGACGTGTTCGGCGTCGACGCGACCTTCTTCTCCGCCCAGGACGACACCCGGCTCATCGCGGAGCTCCAAGAGGTCGTGATGGACGAGGAGCTGGGCATCGAGGCCGACGCCCAGGAGATCGCGGATATGGTCTCGGCGCACCCGAGCATGGCCCGCGCGCTGGTCAACATGCACAACCGCTACCGCAACACCTCCGCCCAGCTGGCCGCGGCCACCGAGGACCGGTTCGCCGACGGCGCGGGCAGCGGCGCGATCAGCAAGCCGCACGAGGAGGTGCGCGACTACTTCTACCAGCGCCAGAACTACATCCACGAGCTGGACACCGCCGCCGAGGACCTCACTACCCGCATCCGTTTCCACGGCGGCGACGTGAACAGCGAGATCGCCAGGATGCTGCGCGGCCACGACGTGCGGATCACCGAACGCATCGACCTCGGCGAGGGCGTGCTGCACCGCTACGACCCGCAGACCCGCAACCTGGAGATCGCGCCGCATCTGTCCGGCGGGCAGCGGACCTTCAAGCTGGCCGCCGAGCTGGCCTACTTCGAGTGCGGCGAGCTGCTGGAGAAGCTGGTCGAGGAGGGCAATTTCGCGTCCGAGGACGCCCGCAAACTGGCGATGCTCGGGCTGGCCAACTACTTCGCCGCGGCGACGGTGCTGCCGTACACGCATTTCCACGAGGTCGCCGAGGATTTCCGCTACGACATCGAACGGTTGTCGGCGTTCTTCACGCAGAGTTACGAGACCATCTGTCACCGGCTCTCCACGCTGCAACGACCGTCGCTGCGCGGCGTGCCGTTCTCGTTCGTGCGGGTCGACCGGGCGGGCAACATGTCCAAGCGCCAGTCCGCCACCGGTTTCCACTTCTCCTCCAGCGGCGGCACGTGCCCGCTGTGGAATGTCTACGAGACCTTCGCCTATCCCGGCAAGATCATGACGCAGATCGCGCAGATGCCCGACGGCCGCAAATATCTCTGGGTGGCTCGCACCGTCGAACGCCGCGCCACGCGTTTCGGACAGCCGAGCAAGACCTTCGCCATCGGCCTCGGCTGCGAGCTGCGCCACGCGGGCCGCGTGATCTACGCCGACGGCATCGATCTCGACGAAGTGCAGCCGACGCCGATCGGTGCGGGCTGCCGGGTCTGCGAACGCGCCAACTGCCCGCAGCGCGCGTTCCCGCCGTTGGGCAAGGTGCTCGACATCAGCGAGCACCGCAGCTCGGTTTCGCCTTACGTGCTGAAGTAG